The following coding sequences are from one Streptomyces sp. NBC_01485 window:
- the cysD gene encoding sulfate adenylyltransferase subunit CysD, producing MTTTVATAKEGTAGPYALSHLDALESEAVHIFREVAGEFENPVILFSGGKDSIVMLHLALKAFAPAAIPFSLLHVDTGHNFPDVLEYRDRVVAAHGLRLHVASVQDYIDSGVLKERPDGTRNPLQTLPLTEKIQSEKFDAVFGGGRRDEEKARAKERVFSLRDEFSQWDPRRQRPELWNLYNGRHAPGEHVRVFPLSNWTELDVWQYIAREGIELPEIYFAHEREVFRRGGMWLTAGEWGGPKDGESVEKRLVRYRTVGDMSCTGAVDSDAVTLDDVIAEIAASRLTERGATRADDKMSEAAMEDRKREGYF from the coding sequence ATGACGACGACCGTCGCCACGGCCAAGGAGGGCACGGCCGGCCCGTACGCCCTCAGCCACCTGGACGCCCTGGAGTCCGAGGCGGTGCACATCTTCCGTGAGGTGGCGGGGGAGTTCGAGAACCCGGTGATCCTGTTCTCCGGCGGCAAGGACTCCATCGTCATGCTGCATCTGGCGCTGAAGGCGTTCGCCCCGGCGGCGATCCCCTTCTCGCTGCTGCACGTGGACACCGGACACAACTTCCCGGATGTGCTGGAGTACCGCGACCGCGTGGTCGCGGCGCACGGGCTGCGCCTGCATGTGGCCTCTGTGCAGGACTACATCGACAGCGGTGTGCTGAAGGAACGTCCCGACGGCACGCGCAACCCGCTGCAGACGCTGCCGCTGACCGAGAAGATCCAGTCGGAGAAGTTCGACGCGGTCTTCGGCGGCGGCCGGCGGGACGAGGAGAAGGCCCGCGCGAAGGAGCGGGTGTTCTCCCTGCGCGACGAGTTCTCCCAGTGGGACCCCCGCCGCCAGCGCCCCGAGCTGTGGAACCTCTACAACGGGCGGCACGCGCCCGGCGAGCACGTACGCGTGTTCCCGCTGAGCAACTGGACCGAGCTGGACGTCTGGCAGTACATCGCCCGCGAGGGCATCGAACTGCCGGAGATCTACTTCGCGCACGAGCGGGAGGTGTTCCGGCGCGGCGGCATGTGGCTGACCGCCGGTGAGTGGGGCGGCCCCAAGGACGGCGAGAGCGTCGAGAAGCGCCTCGTCCGCTACCGGACCGTCGGTGACATGTCCTGCACCGGCGCCGTCGACTCCGACGCCGTGACGCTGGACGACGTCATCGCCGAGATCGCCGCGTCCCGGCTCACCGAGCGCGGCGCGACCCGCGCCGACGACAAGATGTCCGAGGCCGCGATGGAAGACCGCAAGCGCGAGGGGTACTTCTAA
- a CDS encoding ABC transporter ATP-binding protein, giving the protein MSSQEVTTMATTLAKAAETTESVEYAARLEHVSKSFAGPGGQQLVLDDITLDVAPGEFVTLLGASGCGKSTLLNLVAGLDEPTAGSITTNGRAALMFQEHALFPWLTAGKNIELALKLRGVAKTERRGKAEELLELVRLKGAYGKRVHELSGGMRQRVAMARALAQESQLLLMDEPFAALDAITRDVLHDELTRIWAETGLSVLFVTHNVREAVRLAQRVVLLSSRPGRVAREWTVDIPQPRRIEDAPVAELSIEITEVLRGEIRRHGQH; this is encoded by the coding sequence ATGAGTTCCCAGGAGGTGACGACCATGGCCACGACCCTCGCCAAGGCCGCAGAGACCACCGAGTCCGTGGAGTACGCGGCACGTCTTGAGCACGTCTCGAAGTCCTTCGCCGGACCGGGCGGGCAGCAGCTCGTCCTGGACGACATCACCCTCGATGTCGCTCCCGGCGAGTTCGTCACCCTCCTGGGGGCCTCAGGCTGCGGCAAGTCCACGCTGCTGAACCTGGTGGCGGGGCTCGACGAGCCCACCGCCGGCTCCATCACGACCAACGGCCGCGCGGCGCTGATGTTCCAGGAGCACGCCCTCTTCCCGTGGCTGACCGCGGGCAAGAACATCGAACTCGCCCTGAAACTCAGGGGAGTCGCGAAGACCGAGCGGCGCGGCAAGGCCGAGGAGCTGCTCGAACTGGTCCGGCTGAAGGGCGCGTACGGCAAGCGCGTCCACGAACTGTCCGGCGGTATGCGCCAGCGGGTGGCGATGGCCCGCGCCCTCGCGCAGGAGAGCCAACTGCTGCTGATGGACGAGCCGTTCGCGGCGCTGGACGCCATCACGCGGGACGTGCTGCACGACGAGCTGACCCGGATCTGGGCGGAGACGGGGCTGTCCGTCCTGTTCGTCACGCACAACGTGCGCGAGGCGGTACGGCTCGCCCAGCGGGTCGTCCTGCTGTCCTCCCGGCCCGGCCGGGTGGCGCGCGAGTGGACGGTGGACATCCCGCAGCCGCGCCGGATCGAGGACGCCCCCGTGGCGGAACTGTCCATCGAGATCACCGAAGTCCTGCGTGGGGAGATCCGCCGTCATGGCCAGCACTGA
- a CDS encoding aliphatic sulfonate ABC transporter substrate-binding protein, with product MPVNRSTFLRRGLAAVAALPLLTLAACGYGSDSKADNANEKVAVGSQKIDGLDTVKIGYFGNLTHGTALVGREQGIFQKALGATKASYATFNAGPSEIEALNAGSIDIGWIGPSPAINGYTKSDGKSLRIIGGSASGGVKLVVNPDKIKSLKDVKGKKIATPQLGNTQDVAFLNWIAEQGWKVDAQSGKGDVTVVRSDNKVTPDAFKAGSLDGAWVPEPTASKLVAEGGKVLLDEASLWPDKKFVITNIIVSQKFLTEHPKVVEAVLKGSVEANKWINANPAAAKAAANKQLAADSGKALPTNVLDPAWTSIQFINDPLAATLNTEAAHAVKAGLLKQPDLKGIYDLTILNKVLKAEGESPVADAGLGVG from the coding sequence GTGCCTGTCAACCGCTCCACTTTCCTTCGCCGCGGCCTCGCCGCCGTCGCCGCACTCCCCCTGCTCACCCTCGCCGCCTGCGGCTACGGGTCCGACTCCAAGGCCGACAACGCCAACGAGAAGGTCGCCGTCGGATCGCAGAAGATCGACGGACTCGACACCGTCAAGATCGGCTACTTCGGCAACCTGACCCACGGGACCGCGCTGGTCGGCCGTGAGCAGGGCATCTTCCAGAAGGCGCTGGGCGCGACCAAGGCGTCGTACGCCACCTTCAACGCCGGTCCGTCGGAGATCGAGGCGCTGAACGCCGGTTCCATCGACATCGGCTGGATCGGCCCCTCCCCGGCGATCAACGGCTACACCAAGTCCGACGGCAAGAGCCTGCGCATCATCGGCGGTTCGGCGTCCGGCGGGGTGAAGCTCGTCGTCAACCCGGACAAGATCAAGTCCCTGAAGGACGTCAAGGGCAAGAAGATCGCCACGCCGCAGCTCGGCAACACGCAGGACGTGGCGTTCCTGAACTGGATCGCTGAGCAGGGCTGGAAGGTCGACGCGCAGAGCGGCAAGGGTGACGTCACCGTCGTCCGCAGCGACAACAAGGTGACGCCGGACGCCTTCAAGGCCGGTTCGCTCGACGGCGCCTGGGTGCCGGAGCCGACCGCGTCCAAGCTGGTCGCCGAGGGCGGCAAGGTGCTGCTGGACGAGGCGTCGCTGTGGCCCGACAAGAAGTTCGTGATCACGAACATCATCGTGTCGCAGAAGTTCCTCACGGAGCACCCGAAGGTCGTCGAGGCCGTGCTGAAGGGCTCGGTCGAGGCCAACAAGTGGATCAACGCCAACCCGGCGGCGGCCAAGGCAGCGGCGAACAAGCAGCTGGCGGCGGACTCCGGCAAGGCGCTGCCGACGAACGTCCTGGACCCGGCGTGGACGTCGATCCAGTTCATCAACGACCCGCTGGCCGCCACCCTCAACACCGAGGCGGCGCACGCGGTCAAGGCCGGTCTGCTGAAGCAGCCCGACCTCAAGGGCATCTACGACCTGACGATCCTGAACAAGGTCCTCAAGGCCGAGGGCGAGTCCCCGGTCGCCGACGCCGGTCTCGGCGTCGGCTGA
- a CDS encoding ABC transporter permease, translating into MASTETKSVQDSGSVEAGLDALDVVAPAVRTPFRRTFVDKILPPIVAIALLLAVWQITFKVVADPTKLVSPLDVWRTLQEAWLEGKLLGYIWTSVSRGLLGFLFALAIGTPLGLLVARVKFVRAAIGPILSGLQSLPSVAWVPPAVLWLGLNNSMMYTVILLGAVPSIANGLVSGVDQVPPLFLRAGRTMGATGLKGTVYITLPAALPGYVAGLKQGWAFSWRSLMAAEIIASFPDLGVGLGQLLENGRNASDMSMVFEAILLILFVGIAIDLLIFSPLERWVLRSRGLLVKG; encoded by the coding sequence ATGGCCAGCACTGAGACGAAGTCCGTCCAGGACTCGGGAAGCGTCGAGGCCGGTCTCGACGCGCTGGACGTGGTCGCGCCAGCCGTTCGTACGCCCTTCCGCCGGACCTTCGTCGACAAGATCCTGCCGCCGATCGTCGCGATCGCGCTGCTGCTGGCCGTCTGGCAGATCACCTTCAAGGTCGTCGCCGACCCGACCAAGCTGGTGTCGCCGCTGGACGTCTGGCGCACGCTCCAGGAGGCGTGGCTCGAGGGCAAGCTGCTCGGCTACATCTGGACCAGCGTCTCGCGCGGTCTGCTCGGCTTCCTCTTCGCCCTGGCGATCGGCACCCCGCTGGGTCTGCTGGTGGCGCGGGTGAAGTTCGTGCGGGCGGCGATCGGGCCGATCCTGTCGGGTCTGCAGTCGCTGCCGTCGGTGGCGTGGGTGCCGCCGGCCGTGCTGTGGCTGGGTCTGAACAACTCGATGATGTACACGGTGATCCTGCTCGGCGCGGTGCCGTCCATCGCCAACGGGCTGGTGTCGGGCGTCGACCAGGTGCCGCCGCTGTTCCTGCGGGCGGGCCGCACGATGGGGGCGACGGGGCTGAAGGGAACCGTCTACATCACGCTGCCGGCCGCGCTGCCGGGCTATGTGGCGGGGCTGAAGCAGGGGTGGGCGTTCTCGTGGCGCTCGCTGATGGCGGCGGAGATCATCGCGTCGTTCCCCGATCTCGGCGTCGGGCTCGGCCAGTTGCTGGAGAACGGCCGCAACGCCAGTGACATGTCGATGGTGTTCGAGGCGATCCTGCTCATCCTGTTCGTCGGCATCGCCATCGACCTGCTGATCTTCAGCCCGCTGGAGCGATGGGTGCTGCGCAGCCGCGGTCTGCTGGTGAAGGGCTGA
- a CDS encoding sulfate adenylyltransferase subunit 1 codes for MSTLTAEELSATTLLRFATAGSVDDGKSTLVGRLLHDSKSILTDQLEAVERVSASRGQDTPDLALLTDGLRAEREQGITIDVAYRYFATLKRRFILADTPGHVQYTRNMVTGASTAELTVILVDARNGVVEQTRRHAAIAALLRVPHVVLAVNKMDLVEYRETVFAAIAEEFTAYASELGVPEVTAIPISALAGDNVVDPSANMDWYGGPTFLEHLETVPVSHDLAHCHARLPVQYVIRPQTAEHPDYRGYAGQIAAGTFRVGEAVTVLPSGRTSTISGIDLLGEPVDAAWTTQSVTVLLADDVDISRGDLIVPTKDAPPITQDVEATVCHVADQPLTVGHRVLIKHGTRTVKAIVKDIPSRLTLDDLSLHPHPGQLVANDIGRVKIRTAVPLPVDSYADSRRTGSFILIDPADGTTLTAGMVGESFASPVPVKDESDDDGWDF; via the coding sequence ATGAGCACGCTCACCGCCGAGGAGCTCTCGGCCACGACCCTGCTGCGGTTCGCCACCGCCGGTTCCGTCGACGACGGCAAGTCCACCCTGGTGGGCCGGCTGCTGCACGACTCCAAGTCGATCCTCACCGACCAGTTGGAGGCCGTCGAGCGGGTCTCGGCGAGCCGCGGCCAGGACACCCCCGACCTGGCCCTCCTCACCGACGGTCTGCGCGCCGAGCGCGAGCAGGGCATCACCATCGACGTGGCCTACCGCTACTTCGCCACCCTCAAGCGGCGGTTCATCCTCGCCGACACGCCCGGTCACGTGCAGTACACCCGCAACATGGTGACGGGTGCCTCCACGGCCGAGCTGACGGTGATCCTCGTCGACGCCCGCAACGGCGTGGTGGAGCAGACCCGCCGGCACGCGGCGATCGCGGCGCTGCTGCGGGTGCCGCACGTCGTGCTCGCCGTCAACAAGATGGACCTCGTCGAGTACCGGGAGACCGTGTTCGCGGCGATCGCCGAGGAGTTCACGGCGTACGCGAGCGAACTGGGCGTTCCCGAGGTCACCGCGATCCCGATCTCGGCGCTCGCCGGGGACAACGTGGTGGACCCGTCGGCGAACATGGACTGGTACGGCGGTCCGACCTTCCTGGAGCACCTGGAGACGGTTCCGGTCAGTCACGACCTGGCGCACTGCCACGCGCGGCTGCCCGTGCAGTATGTGATCCGGCCGCAGACCGCCGAACACCCGGACTACCGGGGCTACGCGGGCCAGATCGCGGCCGGGACGTTCCGGGTGGGCGAGGCGGTCACCGTCCTGCCGTCCGGGCGTACGTCGACGATCTCCGGCATCGACCTGCTGGGCGAGCCGGTGGACGCGGCGTGGACGACCCAGTCGGTGACCGTGCTGCTCGCGGACGACGTCGACATCTCGCGCGGCGACCTGATCGTGCCGACCAAGGACGCGCCGCCCATCACGCAGGACGTCGAGGCGACCGTGTGCCACGTCGCCGACCAGCCGCTGACCGTCGGCCACCGGGTGCTGATCAAGCACGGCACCCGTACGGTCAAGGCGATCGTCAAGGACATTCCGTCCCGTCTCACGCTCGACGACCTGTCCCTGCACCCGCATCCGGGACAGCTCGTCGCCAACGACATCGGCCGGGTGAAGATCCGCACCGCGGTGCCGCTTCCGGTGGACTCCTACGCGGACTCGCGCCGTACGGGCTCGTTCATCCTGATCGACCCGGCCGACGGCACCACGCTCACCGCCGGCATGGTCGGCGAGTCGTTCGCGTCGCCGGTGCCGGTCAAGGACGAGTCCGACGACGACGGTTGGGACTTCTGA